The genomic interval AAAGTCTACTGTTCATTTAGGCAAAGGCTGCTTGTTCTTTTTTCGTTTTGTCATCACTTATGAGACTGTTCATCCTTGCAGCATTGCGGCAACTGAATTAGTGAGCGATGTCACCGTTCGCATAGGGACTACAAGGTTCTACCTTCACAAGGTAAAAATATTCTTCCTTTTCATTCATGCAACACTTTTTCAGAGAACTACCTTCATAATGCTTACCACGGTAGAAATTTCTTGTGGTTCAGAAGATATAGGCTTATCCGTGGTTTTGATACTTACGAACATAGTATGTTAAACCCCTTGTAACTCAATTTTTCCCTTTGTGGTTTGTCTGCTTATTGAAACCTAAGAGTAAATATTTAGCTTTATGCTACTTTTTCCTTGTTCATTTGATGTTTATTCTATATTTATCTGATCTACATTTTCCTGCCATGCAGTTTCCACTTCTATCCAAGTGCGCTCGCTTTCAGAAGATGATCCCAACTACTGGTGATGAAAATATTGAGATTCAAACCCATGACATTCCTGGTGGTGCCAAGGCTTTTGAGATCTGTGCCAAGTTTTGCTATGGCATGATTGTCACGCTCAATGCCTACAATGTCACTGCTGCCCGCTGCGCTGCAGAGTACTTGGAGATGCATGAAACTGTCGACAAGGGCAATCTCATCTACAAGATTGATGTTTTCCTTGGATCAAGCATTTTCCGGAGTTGGAAGGATTCTATTATTGTTCTTGGTACAACAAAGGCTCACTTACCTTGGTCAGAGGATCTTAAGCTGGTTAGCCACTGCATCGACTCCATTGCTTCAAAAGCCTCTACTGACACTTCCAAGGTTGAATGGTCATATTCATACAATCGCAAGAAGCTCCCAACTGAGAATGGCCTTGATTTGGAATGGAATGGAGTCAAGAAGCAGCAGTTTGTGCCACATGATTGGTGGGCTGAGGATCTCACAGATCTTGACATTGATTCCTACAAGCAAGTCATAACAGCAATCAAGACCAAGGGTATGGTGCCCAAGGATGTGATTGGTGAGGCAATCAAGGCCTACACATACAAGAAGCTCCCTTCGTTAAGTAAGGTTTCAATGGTCCATGGTGATGCAAAAGTCCGGGCAATGCTAGTTACCATCACATGCTTGTTGCCATCAGAGAAAGGTTCAGTTTCATGCAGCTTCCTTCTAAAGCTACTGAAAGCAACCAATTTGCTGAAATGTGGAGAGCTGTGCAGGAAAGAGCTTATGAAGCGCATTGGACGGCAACTAGATGAAGCATCAGTGTCAGATCTTCTGATTCCCACGGTAGATGGAGAGACCACAGTTTATGACATTGACATGATACTTAGTATAGTAGAAGAATTTGTAAGGCAAGATAATAAGAATGCCCAGAAACATAATGGTGGTGAAGTGGATGGTCATGTCCAAGCACCTAGTGCATCCATGATTAAAGTGGCTAAAATTGTTGATGGGTATCTTGCCGAGGTTGCAAAAGATCCAAATACACCCATTTTGAAGTTCATTCATCTAGCTGAGACAATGTCAGTCAATTCAAGGCCAGTTCATGATGGGCTATACCGTGCCATTGACATGTATCTAAAGGTACTCTTGCAAATTTCGACTTCCAATCAAAATGCACAATCCATACTGATATACTAGCACATACTCCTAATGCATTTTCAGTTCCTGTCACTTTCTATTTAAATTCACGAATTTATTtcacatgcattgttttgtgTGCTATCAGATCAGAATACAGTTCATTGAAGTTCCTCGTTTCTTATGGATATACAGTTTGTTTAAAGTATGACATCTGTTTTATTACTGAACAGGAGCACCCAAGCTTGGGCAAGAGTGACAAGAAGAAGCTTTGCAGCCTCATGGACTGCAAGAAGCTGTCACCGGACGCCTGTGCTCACGCGGTGCAGAACGAGCGGCTGCCACTGAGGACCGTGGTGCAGGTGCTGTACCATGAGCAAACGAGGGCGTCTGCCGCAGTCACCATCCGAGCTGACAGCATCTGCGTCGGCTCCTACGAGAGCTCGAGGTCAGGCGCAACCACGAACACGGAGGACGAGTGGGACGGCGTCATGGCGGTGGAAGACCTCAGCCTGTCCAAGACCACCAAGCTCGACGACGCTGACAAGAACCATTGCAACGGCAAGATCGGGAGCAACGGCAAGGCGAAGGGCGGCGCGACGCCCAAGAAGGCGGCTCtcgggaagacgacgacgccaaGCAAGGGCCAGTCCGGTGAGCGCAGCAGCTCGGATTCGTCGGACAGTGCCATCTTGCAGAAGCTGGAGCTCCCGAAGAGGACCCCCTCAAGGAGCACGAAGCCGACTGCTGCGTAGCGTAGCTCCTGCATGAATTCTCGGTGGATTCGTAAGGATCGCTAGGTTCTTAGCTGCTGTCTggttcttttctctctttctttctttcttcatcAATGTTGCATAGAAGCAAGAACTGATGGTTTACACGTCTGTAGGGATGTTATAATGTGAGGTCTTCTTTTAGGTGATCTTAATTATTAGCATGTAGGCTTGCCATGAAACCTATGAAATGTTGGTTGCTACTTTGAGGTTTTATGTCATACTCAAAAGTTAGTTGTTATGAAGAGTCTACTTTGTTAGAACTTAGTTCAAGCGTGATTGATTTGCTGATATACTGGTAGAGTGGTATGATTTCAGTTCAGATCGTCCAAACTCGCCATTGTTCAAGTTGTGTAATTTGTAAGTACACAATGCTGTCCTGAACCGAGAGCTAATTGAATTCTGGGCCCAATAGGGATCTCTTTCAGGCTTGCACCAACTGGGCTCAGATTGAATTTTGCAGCTGGTTGGACTTTTTTCCCGGAGAACGTATGAGTTATACCGTACTGTACGTTATAGTACAGGCACTAGTCTGCACTACGTACTTATGTAAAAGCATAATGTATAGTACTGTGGTTTTATACTACTACTTTGTTTTGCACCCTACTTTGACACCAGTTCcacaatattttgtaatttggaCTAGCAATTGCTgtgggcttgtttagtttgcaaccAAACTAAAAATGTTGGCACTATCAAATCTTAGGCCAAGTTTTGTTAGCGTCAATGTTTTGTTAAcatatagtagtatatattaatatatgtgatTGGGACATTTCGGTGACAAACCAAACCTTCTCAAAATAATATTCAAAGTGCCAATGTTTTGGTGGAGCATATTCTGGCTTTAGACCAAATTTGACAaccaatatattttaagtcaTCCGGTTATTACGAATGGgctttatatgtttttttaatgatgtgtCGATGGTGTGAGTTGCCTAATGAAATATATAGTTGTTGAGTTGTGATCCAAATTCATCTGTATACGTCTAACCGTTATAAACTCTAGCCGAAGGAGTTGAGGCTttatatggtttatttttagactCATGTAACCGTTATAAACTAGTTGGAGGAGTTGGGGTTATAAATGGGTGATTCCTTCAACACAATCGAAGGCTTTTGGACCCCCTCTTCAATCTGAGCAACCTAAGTGAGTGTCCAAGAGCTTGAGTAGCAAACTGAAGGTCTTATGTGCTAGATTTTAGCATTGAGTGTGTTGTACTATTATTAAGAAAACTCAATCTCCAATGCTTTGTGTTCTAAAGCATGTCTGATGTATTTGATGGGAGTGGAGAGTGATTGGAGGTTTGTGATTGTAATCCCGTGAGCAACCGGAGTGTGTGGTACGCTCAGGAGCACTTGTGAATGTTATGCATCTCCGTTAGAAGGAAAGAGGTAAATGCAGTGGAAGCTAAGCTATACCTTGGTAGGGGTTTGATTGAGTAAGTTTTACTGAAGATGGTTACTCAGATGATACCGGATAACCAGATAATACCTAATATATGATAATACCTAGAATATGATAATACCAACTAGTATTATCAGATTTATAATTTTCGTATTCGGAAGGATCCCGTCGTGCAGGCAGGCtattataaaatacatattgAGCTGGTTAATACGTGATTTAcattgttatttttctttttagaaaaatatggaaTTGGTGTTGAAGTGGTCGTGAACCCATGATTAATACACccgtttaaaatataatatttttaagttatttatCAAGCATTAAGGTTGAGGATAAAATACTGTCGTGCTTCTTAATAAAGAAGAAACGAGTGAATGTGATGACAaagtagaaattattttaaatgatatCTGATTGATGAGATAAATAATATTACGAAAAGCATTAGAAATATTCTttgtgaaaatataaatttaaaaattgttatattttggaggAGAAAGTATGCATGTtgattactacctccgttccgaaataaggttatttttagtttttagataatgttttgactttttatcttatttaaattttttttgtaattaatatttttattcatccTGGATGATAGAATATAGATAGTAttttatgactaattttttatgtttttatataatttttttaaataaaacaaatagtaatATGCTTTGACCATGGAAATCGAAAAACGACTTTAACAGTTAGCAGCAGTCCGCCCTCCCGCGCCACGATGGACGGCGGCTGCAGATCACGGCCGACACACCTGACGGCTGATTTTGACCAGCGTGCAAAAGGATCGATGCCAAAGTCAGGTCAGTAGGAGTAGGTCAAAGGTGTGATGACTGACTGACAGACAACCCATACCCTGAACAATCATTTTAACtgggaaaataaaaaagtttgggCGTCGCATTAAATGGAAAACGAATTTTCCAGCTCGTCTGAGACTATGAGACGAATCTCTTGGGCtcaattaatccgtcattagtgtatgtgggttactgtagcacttatagctaatcatggactaattaggtttaaaaggtccgtctcgcgatttctcacgtaactgtgtaataagtttttcgttttatctatatttagtgGCTtagtgctttatttagatgttaaaatatttatatttttgaagaaaatttatGTGAATTAAACAGGGCCTGACACATAGAAAGCTCTCAATCCTGGCCGGCCGTTTCAGTTCAACAGGAGAGGTAAAAAAAAGGCAGCAGCCTCCGACCGAGTTCCGTACCGTCAAGCATCAACGCATCAGTGAAATCGTGTCGTGCTGGGCAAAGAGAGataagaagagaagaaaaagaaaacacgaaaacaaaaaaatatcgtaACCCGTCCTTCTCACCTCGGCGT from Oryza brachyantha chromosome 3, ObraRS2, whole genome shotgun sequence carries:
- the LOC102712063 gene encoding BTB/POZ domain-containing protein NPY4; this translates as MKFMKLGSNPDTFQDDGNEVSIAATELVSDVTVRIGTTRFYLHKFPLLSKCARFQKMIPTTGDENIEIQTHDIPGGAKAFEICAKFCYGMIVTLNAYNVTAARCAAEYLEMHETVDKGNLIYKIDVFLGSSIFRSWKDSIIVLGTTKAHLPWSEDLKLVSHCIDSIASKASTDTSKVEWSYSYNRKKLPTENGLDLEWNGVKKQQFVPHDWWAEDLTDLDIDSYKQVITAIKTKGMVPKDVIGEAIKAYTYKKLPSLSKVSMVHGDAKVRAMLVTITCLLPSEKGSVSCSFLLKLLKATNLLKCGELCRKELMKRIGRQLDEASVSDLLIPTVDGETTVYDIDMILSIVEEFVRQDNKNAQKHNGGEVDGHVQAPSASMIKVAKIVDGYLAEVAKDPNTPILKFIHLAETMSVNSRPVHDGLYRAIDMYLKEHPSLGKSDKKKLCSLMDCKKLSPDACAHAVQNERLPLRTVVQVLYHEQTRASAAVTIRADSICVGSYESSRSGATTNTEDEWDGVMAVEDLSLSKTTKLDDADKNHCNGKIGSNGKAKGGATPKKAALGKTTTPSKGQSGERSSSDSSDSAILQKLELPKRTPSRSTKPTAA